The following coding sequences lie in one Myxococcus xanthus genomic window:
- a CDS encoding DUF2269 family protein: MNVHNVLKLLHLIAVVVFLGDIVVTAVWRLLADRTREPRVIAYALRLVQFTDKYLLVPSVFALAATGMLRAHLQGIPLWTNPALAAGQVCFMLCGVVWSQTLRPIQARQLAMAEALGDAGASFDDYLLLTKKWFRWGILAMALAFGSMALMVLH; the protein is encoded by the coding sequence ATGAATGTCCACAACGTCCTGAAGCTCCTGCACCTCATCGCCGTGGTGGTGTTCCTGGGCGACATCGTCGTGACGGCCGTCTGGCGGCTGCTCGCGGACAGGACGCGCGAGCCCCGGGTGATTGCCTATGCCCTGCGGCTGGTGCAGTTCACCGACAAGTACCTGCTGGTGCCCAGCGTCTTCGCGCTCGCCGCCACGGGCATGCTGCGCGCGCACCTCCAGGGCATCCCCCTGTGGACGAACCCGGCGCTCGCCGCGGGACAGGTGTGCTTCATGCTGTGCGGCGTGGTGTGGAGCCAGACGCTGCGCCCCATCCAGGCGCGGCAGTTGGCCATGGCCGAGGCGCTGGGTGACGCCGGGGCCTCGTTCGACGACTACCTGCTGCTCACGAAGAAGTGGTTCCGCTGGGGCATCCTGGCCATGGCGCTCGCCTTCGGCTCCATGGCGCTGATGGTCCTTCACTGA
- a CDS encoding DEAD/DEAH box helicase, protein MTFDELQLHDTLLRAVKAEGYTTPTPIQQKAIPHALTGRDVLGVAQTGTGKTAAFALPILQRLSAKAPAGGARPVRCLVLTPTRELAGQVGDSFGTYGKGLPLRHAVIFGGVGQNPQVQALRNGVDVLVATPGRLLDLMEQGFVSLRSLEVFVLDEADRMLDMGFIHDVRRVIKALPPKRQTLFFSATLPPDIVDLARSILTDPIRVEVTPASSTAETVSQQVYFVEREQKRGLLTHLLKEGNIHRALVFTRTKHGANRVAKQLEGAGVSSAAIHGNKSQNARERALDEFRSGTLRVLVATDIAARGIDIDGLSYVVNYDLPNVPEQYVHRIGRTGRAGASGTAVSFCDAEERAYLRDIERTIRRNVPVVEDHPYRSGQPAPRPVSHASGAAPEARPSSGNGGRSQGAPRPAGNGGGGGGHSAGASRRRRGGRGAGAGGGGRGQGRPEGGRSAQGSGGSGGNASRGGQGGSRGSGGGRPAVAQAPAKAPEASPLPPRRPSPKWF, encoded by the coding sequence ATGACTTTCGACGAACTTCAGCTTCACGACACCCTCCTGCGCGCCGTCAAGGCGGAGGGTTACACCACCCCCACGCCCATCCAGCAGAAGGCGATCCCCCACGCGCTGACCGGGCGCGATGTGCTCGGCGTGGCCCAGACGGGCACGGGTAAGACGGCGGCCTTCGCGCTGCCCATCCTCCAGCGGCTGTCCGCCAAGGCGCCCGCGGGCGGGGCGCGCCCGGTGCGCTGCCTGGTCCTGACGCCCACCCGCGAGCTGGCGGGTCAGGTGGGCGACAGCTTCGGGACCTATGGCAAAGGGCTTCCCCTGCGTCACGCCGTCATCTTCGGTGGCGTGGGCCAGAATCCGCAGGTGCAGGCGCTGCGCAATGGCGTGGATGTGCTGGTGGCCACGCCGGGCCGCCTGCTCGACCTGATGGAGCAGGGCTTCGTGTCGCTGCGCTCGCTCGAGGTGTTCGTGCTCGACGAGGCGGACCGCATGCTCGACATGGGCTTCATCCACGACGTGCGGCGCGTCATCAAGGCGCTGCCGCCCAAGCGGCAGACGCTGTTCTTCAGCGCCACGCTGCCCCCGGACATCGTGGACCTGGCGCGCAGCATCCTCACGGACCCCATCCGCGTGGAGGTGACGCCGGCTTCCAGCACCGCGGAGACGGTGAGCCAGCAGGTGTACTTCGTGGAGCGCGAGCAGAAGCGCGGGCTGCTGACGCACCTGCTGAAGGAAGGCAACATCCACCGCGCGCTCGTCTTCACCCGCACCAAGCACGGCGCGAACCGGGTGGCGAAGCAGCTGGAGGGCGCGGGCGTCAGCTCGGCGGCCATCCACGGCAACAAGAGCCAGAATGCCCGTGAGCGCGCGCTCGACGAGTTCCGCTCCGGGACGCTTCGCGTGCTCGTGGCCACGGATATCGCCGCGCGTGGCATCGACATCGACGGGCTGAGCTACGTCGTCAACTACGACCTGCCCAACGTGCCGGAGCAGTACGTGCACCGCATTGGCCGCACCGGCCGCGCGGGGGCCAGTGGCACCGCCGTGTCCTTCTGCGACGCCGAGGAGCGCGCGTACCTGCGCGACATCGAGCGCACCATCCGCCGCAACGTGCCCGTGGTGGAGGACCATCCGTACCGCTCGGGCCAGCCCGCGCCGCGTCCCGTGAGCCATGCGTCCGGCGCCGCGCCGGAGGCCCGGCCTTCTTCGGGCAACGGTGGGCGTTCCCAGGGCGCGCCGCGTCCCGCGGGGAACGGTGGTGGTGGTGGCGGGCACTCCGCGGGCGCTTCCCGGCGCCGCCGGGGTGGCCGCGGAGCCGGAGCCGGAGGCGGTGGCCGTGGGCAGGGTCGTCCCGAGGGTGGCCGCTCGGCCCAGGGCTCGGGTGGCTCCGGTGGCAACGCCAGCCGTGGGGGCCAGGGTGGCTCCCGCGGTTCGGGTGGCGGCCGCCCCGCGGTGGCGCAGGCGCCGGCGAAGGCCCCCGAGGCCTCTCCGCTTCCTCCGCGCCGCCCGTCGCCCAAGTGGTTCTGA
- the fusA gene encoding elongation factor G, which produces MSRHTRIERYRNIGIMAHIDAGKTTLTERVLFFTGRIHSVGEVHDGSTEMDWLPQEKQRGITITSAATTTFWQPRQGMGAGVPHRINILDTPGHVDFTIEVERSLRVLDGAVAVFDASQGVEPQSEAVWRQADRYNVPRIAFINKMDKVGADFAMSVASIQARLGARPVAVQWPLGEGSEFRGLVDLVRMRAVMFDGEDGSFVDGQAVPDAVRAEVEAQRLRLIEACADADATVLEKFVDGRLEDITAEDLERALRSGTLARTLVPVLCGSAFKKKGVQMLLDAIVNYLPAPSDMPAVEGYVPGKEARVSRPVSDSGPPSALAFKLMSDKAVGGIVFLRVYSGTLRAGTALLNPATGRRERVGRLMFMHANRREEVAEVHAGDICAALGLKGVRTGDTLCDPAEPVVLESLGVMEPVVQLAVEARSPAELTKLEDGLHRLAAEDPSLRVGVDPESGQVLLSGMGELHLEVVVDRLRTEHGVEARVGQPKVAWRDTLRRQVRQEYRHVRQSGGPGQYAYVVLDVGPAPRGAGLVFTDDTRRGTIPKELVPAIEKGVAGAMARGVRDGVPLVDVEVRLVDGDTHVRDSTPQAFAVAGSLALQAAAHRAGVQQLDPVMEVEVTTPEEYLGEVLGDLAARRGRVLGMEARGVVRLVSARVPMASLFGYVTGLRGRTQGRAQASMRLGAYEPVPEARQAAYPAEARA; this is translated from the coding sequence ATGTCTCGCCACACACGCATCGAGCGGTACCGCAACATCGGCATCATGGCGCACATTGACGCGGGGAAGACGACGCTCACTGAGCGCGTCCTCTTCTTCACCGGTCGCATCCACTCCGTGGGAGAGGTGCACGACGGCTCCACGGAGATGGACTGGCTGCCGCAGGAGAAGCAGCGCGGCATCACCATCACCTCCGCGGCCACCACCACGTTCTGGCAACCCCGGCAGGGGATGGGCGCGGGTGTGCCCCACCGCATCAACATTCTGGACACCCCGGGGCACGTAGACTTCACGATCGAGGTGGAGCGCTCGCTGCGCGTGCTGGACGGCGCGGTCGCCGTCTTCGACGCGAGCCAGGGCGTGGAGCCCCAGTCGGAGGCGGTGTGGCGGCAGGCGGACCGGTACAACGTGCCGCGCATCGCCTTCATCAACAAGATGGACAAGGTGGGCGCGGACTTCGCCATGAGCGTCGCGTCCATCCAGGCGCGGCTGGGCGCGCGTCCGGTGGCCGTGCAGTGGCCCCTGGGCGAGGGCTCGGAGTTCCGCGGGCTGGTGGACCTGGTGCGCATGCGGGCCGTGATGTTCGACGGGGAAGACGGAAGCTTCGTCGATGGCCAGGCCGTGCCGGATGCGGTGCGCGCGGAAGTGGAGGCGCAGCGCCTGCGGCTCATCGAGGCGTGCGCGGACGCGGACGCCACCGTGCTGGAGAAGTTCGTGGACGGGCGGTTGGAGGACATCACCGCGGAGGACCTGGAGCGCGCGCTGCGCTCGGGCACCCTCGCGCGGACGCTGGTGCCGGTGCTGTGCGGGTCGGCCTTCAAGAAGAAGGGAGTGCAGATGTTGCTGGACGCCATCGTCAACTACCTGCCCGCGCCGTCGGACATGCCCGCCGTGGAGGGCTATGTCCCGGGCAAGGAGGCGCGTGTGTCCCGGCCCGTGTCCGATTCGGGGCCGCCCAGCGCCCTGGCTTTCAAGCTGATGAGCGACAAGGCCGTGGGCGGCATCGTGTTCCTCCGCGTCTACTCGGGCACGCTGCGCGCGGGCACCGCCCTGCTCAACCCCGCCACCGGGCGGCGTGAGCGGGTGGGGCGCTTGATGTTCATGCATGCCAACCGTCGCGAAGAAGTGGCGGAGGTCCATGCGGGGGACATCTGCGCGGCGCTCGGCCTGAAGGGCGTGCGCACGGGCGACACGTTGTGCGACCCGGCGGAGCCCGTGGTGCTGGAGTCGCTGGGCGTCATGGAGCCCGTGGTGCAGCTCGCCGTGGAGGCGCGCTCGCCCGCGGAGCTGACGAAGCTGGAGGACGGCCTTCACCGGCTGGCGGCGGAGGACCCGTCGCTGCGTGTGGGCGTGGACCCGGAGAGCGGCCAGGTGCTGCTGTCCGGCATGGGTGAGCTGCACCTGGAGGTGGTGGTGGACCGCTTGAGGACAGAGCACGGCGTGGAGGCCCGCGTGGGCCAGCCCAAGGTGGCGTGGCGCGACACGCTCCGTCGCCAGGTGCGGCAGGAGTACCGCCACGTCCGCCAGTCGGGCGGGCCGGGACAGTACGCGTATGTGGTGCTGGACGTGGGGCCGGCACCGCGTGGCGCGGGGCTCGTCTTCACGGACGACACGCGCAGGGGCACCATTCCCAAGGAGTTGGTGCCCGCCATCGAGAAGGGCGTGGCCGGGGCCATGGCCCGAGGCGTGCGGGACGGCGTGCCGCTGGTGGACGTGGAGGTGCGGCTGGTGGATGGGGACACGCACGTGCGTGACTCCACGCCCCAGGCCTTCGCCGTGGCCGGCTCCCTGGCGCTCCAGGCGGCGGCGCACAGGGCGGGCGTGCAGCAGTTGGATCCGGTGATGGAGGTGGAGGTCACCACGCCCGAGGAGTACCTCGGCGAGGTGTTGGGAGACCTGGCGGCGCGGCGGGGGCGGGTGCTGGGCATGGAGGCGCGCGGCGTGGTGCGGCTCGTCTCCGCCCGGGTGCCCATGGCCAGCCTCTTCGGCTACGTCACCGGGCTGCGAGGCCGCACCCAGGGCCGGGCCCAGGCCAGCATGCGTCTGGGCGCATACGAGCCGGTGCCGGAGGCACGCCAAGCCGCTTACCCGGCGGAGGCCCGGGCCTGA
- a CDS encoding cyclic nucleotide-binding domain-containing protein, whose translation MSRSEAEMSLEGPRAAVPGEGAFHGLLTQPSSEVAAQLYEELGSSQRERLQKEAAQAAVAERQRLAEVLRQARDFSGAARLLDGCGAAALVAELYVQGGRYVDAAEAYLRAGEVERAAAAFERGGAMERALEAYRGLGAREAMAHCLVRLGRPYEAAQLYRELGQSHAEVEALASVPSGDPRHLESVLRMCKLLDGEGFTRRALALLADTMRGTESARGDPALAAEKARLLRRLGMDAEAEAVIARLPSNAAAPESNGYHYLKAIPIFGELSLEDMKDLYRVARQVLIPSGAVLLEKGSPGSGLFVLLEGAVDVFSGPEPDARRLNTLGPGAYLGEISLVQDAPVSAQVRARTAVRALRITRAGFQHYLDTHDAAALRIFRLFTHNLAARVRALST comes from the coding sequence ATGTCGCGGTCCGAGGCGGAGATGAGTTTGGAAGGCCCCCGAGCAGCAGTCCCGGGGGAGGGCGCGTTCCACGGGCTGCTCACGCAGCCGTCGTCCGAGGTGGCGGCGCAGCTCTACGAGGAGCTGGGGAGCTCCCAGCGCGAGCGGCTCCAGAAGGAGGCCGCGCAGGCCGCGGTGGCGGAGCGCCAGCGTCTGGCGGAAGTCCTGCGCCAGGCCCGAGACTTCTCGGGCGCCGCGCGCCTGTTGGATGGATGCGGCGCGGCGGCCCTGGTGGCGGAGCTGTATGTCCAGGGCGGGCGTTACGTGGACGCGGCGGAGGCGTACCTGCGCGCGGGTGAGGTGGAGCGCGCCGCGGCCGCCTTCGAGCGGGGCGGCGCCATGGAGCGCGCGCTGGAGGCCTATCGCGGCCTGGGCGCGCGTGAGGCCATGGCGCACTGCCTGGTGCGCCTGGGCCGCCCGTACGAGGCGGCCCAGCTCTACCGCGAGCTGGGTCAGTCGCACGCGGAGGTGGAAGCGCTCGCGAGCGTTCCCTCCGGTGACCCGCGTCACCTGGAGTCCGTGCTGCGCATGTGCAAGCTGCTGGATGGCGAGGGCTTCACGCGGCGTGCGCTGGCGCTCCTGGCCGACACGATGCGCGGCACGGAGTCGGCGCGGGGAGACCCGGCGCTGGCGGCGGAGAAGGCCCGGCTGCTGCGCCGCCTGGGCATGGACGCGGAGGCCGAGGCCGTCATCGCGCGTCTGCCCTCGAACGCGGCGGCGCCGGAGTCCAATGGCTACCACTACCTGAAGGCCATCCCCATCTTTGGAGAGCTGTCGCTCGAGGACATGAAGGACCTGTACCGCGTGGCGCGGCAGGTGCTCATCCCGTCGGGCGCGGTGCTGCTGGAGAAGGGCTCGCCGGGCAGTGGCCTCTTCGTGCTCCTGGAGGGCGCGGTGGACGTGTTCAGCGGTCCGGAGCCGGATGCGCGCCGGCTCAACACGCTGGGGCCTGGCGCGTACCTGGGGGAGATCTCCCTGGTGCAGGATGCCCCGGTGTCCGCGCAGGTCCGCGCGCGCACGGCGGTCCGCGCGCTGCGCATCACCCGCGCGGGTTTCCAGCACTACCTGGACACGCATGACGCGGCGGCGCTGCGCATCTTCCGCCTCTTCACGCACAACCTCGCGGCGCGCGTGCGGGCGCTCAGCACCTGA
- a CDS encoding FKBP-type peptidyl-prolyl cis-trans isomerase, whose protein sequence is MLRSLLVPMLLAVSLLGCGDDESVNPDSGDPTKVTYAESLNVDLAEMTRMDSGLYIQDTFVVEDGAQAQAGNRVQVRYTGYLPDGRSFDATGNGPAIGFTLGTGQVIAGWDEGIAGMRVGSRRRLVIPSSLGYGATGSGRRIPPYTVLIFDTELVSVR, encoded by the coding sequence ATGCTCCGCTCCCTGCTGGTTCCCATGCTCCTGGCTGTCTCGCTGCTCGGCTGTGGTGACGACGAAAGCGTCAACCCCGACTCGGGAGACCCGACCAAGGTGACGTACGCGGAGTCGCTCAACGTGGACCTGGCCGAGATGACCCGGATGGATAGCGGGCTCTACATCCAGGACACCTTCGTCGTGGAGGATGGCGCGCAGGCCCAGGCGGGCAATCGCGTGCAGGTTCGCTACACGGGCTACCTGCCGGACGGACGGAGCTTCGATGCCACCGGCAACGGGCCCGCTATCGGATTCACCCTGGGCACGGGGCAGGTCATCGCGGGCTGGGATGAAGGCATCGCCGGCATGCGCGTGGGGAGCCGTCGCCGCCTCGTCATCCCGTCGTCCCTGGGTTATGGCGCCACCGGCTCGGGCCGCCGGATTCCGCCGTACACGGTCCTCATCTTCGACACCGAGCTCGTGTCCGTCCGCTGA
- a CDS encoding metallophosphoesterase — protein MPRWVSLLLFFVPVLAVLSVGHVYLYRRLVRDVTKRKWLRRTAQGLFAVGFVGALSARAIGSVLPSEGARRLGIVFLLWIGLVLYLLMFTLAVDMVRALAAWRERRKARAETTTPTAPASPERRVLLGQGLAVGAGLAGVAVSSYGGWRAYHPPDVRDIPVRLPHLPRELEGLTLVQLTDIHIGGVIQRRFMDELVSRTNALKPDVIAITGDLVDGSVDALGVFAASLGKLSARYGTWFVTGNHDYYSGADSWVAFLEGLGIHVLRNRSVSIGDGAASFQLAGVDDWSAHRMGERGYDLDAALRDVRPDRASVLLAHQPSNFDEVARRGVGLQVSGHTHGGQMFPGNLMGDLIWGDRNAGLSRTGDSLIYVSRGCGFVGPPMRVGAPPEIARLVLLPA, from the coding sequence ATGCCACGCTGGGTCAGCCTGCTCCTCTTCTTCGTTCCCGTGCTCGCCGTGCTGTCGGTGGGCCATGTCTATCTCTACCGCCGGCTCGTCCGTGACGTGACGAAGCGGAAGTGGCTGCGGCGCACCGCCCAGGGCCTGTTCGCAGTGGGCTTCGTGGGCGCCCTGAGCGCGCGGGCCATTGGCTCCGTGCTGCCCTCCGAGGGCGCCCGGCGCCTGGGCATCGTCTTCCTCCTGTGGATTGGTCTGGTCCTCTACCTGCTCATGTTCACCCTGGCGGTGGACATGGTGCGGGCCCTGGCCGCGTGGCGTGAGCGCCGCAAGGCACGCGCGGAGACGACAACCCCCACCGCGCCCGCGTCGCCGGAGCGCCGGGTGCTGCTGGGTCAGGGGCTCGCGGTGGGCGCGGGGCTCGCGGGCGTGGCGGTGAGCTCCTACGGCGGCTGGCGCGCGTACCACCCACCCGATGTGCGAGACATCCCCGTGCGGCTGCCCCACCTGCCGCGCGAGCTGGAAGGCCTCACGCTGGTGCAGCTCACCGACATCCACATCGGCGGGGTGATTCAGCGCCGCTTCATGGATGAGCTGGTGTCCCGCACCAACGCACTCAAGCCAGACGTCATCGCCATCACCGGGGACCTGGTGGACGGCTCCGTGGATGCGCTGGGTGTCTTCGCCGCAAGCCTGGGGAAGCTGAGCGCGCGGTACGGCACCTGGTTCGTCACCGGCAACCACGACTACTACTCCGGCGCCGATTCGTGGGTCGCCTTCCTGGAGGGGCTGGGCATCCACGTGCTGCGCAACCGCTCCGTGTCCATTGGCGACGGTGCGGCGTCCTTCCAGTTGGCGGGCGTGGACGACTGGAGCGCGCACCGCATGGGCGAGCGCGGCTATGACCTGGACGCGGCGCTGCGCGACGTGCGGCCCGACCGGGCCTCCGTGCTGCTGGCGCACCAGCCGTCCAATTTCGACGAGGTGGCCCGGCGCGGCGTGGGGCTCCAGGTCTCAGGGCACACGCACGGCGGACAGATGTTCCCGGGAAACCTGATGGGGGACCTCATCTGGGGAGACCGCAACGCGGGCCTGAGCCGCACAGGCGACTCGCTCATCTACGTCAGCCGGGGTTGTGGCTTCGTGGGCCCACCCATGCGCGTGGGCGCGCCCCCGGAGATTGCCCGACTGGTGCTGCTGCCCGCCTAG
- a CDS encoding ZIP family metal transporter — protein sequence MGAGLVASLLAGTATGLGALPVLVTSELSRKAQDRMLGFSAGVMLAATSFSLVIPAMELVRGQGHDGLSAALRVAAGVLLGGLFLRVWHDLMPHEHALKGHEGHGGTKWNSVLLFVLAMTLHNFPEGLAVGVSFAAPQPELGLSVALGIGAQNIPEGLVVALALRATGASASRAAFLALLTGMVEPVGALFGLLALSLSSALLPWGLAFAGGAMLYVISHEMIPESHRGGFEREATTGLMWGFVLALVLAMSLG from the coding sequence ATGGGGGCGGGGTTGGTGGCAAGCCTGCTGGCGGGCACGGCGACGGGACTGGGCGCGCTGCCCGTGCTCGTCACCTCGGAGCTCAGCCGGAAGGCCCAGGACCGGATGTTGGGCTTCAGCGCGGGCGTGATGCTGGCGGCCACGTCCTTCTCGCTGGTCATCCCCGCGATGGAGTTGGTGAGAGGGCAGGGCCATGACGGGCTCTCAGCGGCACTGCGCGTGGCGGCGGGGGTGTTGCTGGGTGGACTGTTCCTGCGCGTGTGGCACGACCTGATGCCGCACGAACATGCGCTCAAGGGCCACGAGGGCCATGGCGGCACGAAGTGGAACAGCGTGCTGCTGTTCGTGCTGGCCATGACGCTGCACAACTTCCCGGAAGGCCTGGCGGTGGGCGTGTCCTTCGCCGCGCCGCAGCCGGAGCTGGGCCTATCGGTGGCGCTGGGCATCGGCGCGCAGAACATTCCCGAAGGACTGGTGGTGGCGCTGGCGCTGAGGGCCACGGGGGCGTCCGCGTCGCGCGCCGCGTTCCTGGCGCTGCTCACCGGCATGGTGGAACCGGTGGGGGCGCTGTTCGGCCTCCTGGCCCTGTCACTCAGCTCCGCGCTGCTGCCGTGGGGACTGGCCTTCGCGGGCGGGGCGATGCTCTACGTCATCAGCCACGAGATGATTCCGGAGAGCCACCGCGGCGGCTTCGAGCGCGAGGCCACCACCGGCCTCATGTGGGGCTTCGTGCTCGCGTTGGTGCTGGCCATGTCGCTGGGCTGA
- a CDS encoding RNA polymerase sigma factor translates to MRSQTDEELMERFRDGAQDAFEDLFARHAPRVQGFLARMVRNGALAEDLLQATFLSVIRSRGRYEPGTRFTPWLMTIAANAARDALRHQRHVDAYASQEDTATPASPAPDDSDPSLRRHLLDALHQLHPDHREAVVLSKVEGWSFEEIGALRGISPGAARLRAHRGYEKLRELLGELELEVAR, encoded by the coding sequence ATGCGGAGCCAAACGGACGAAGAGCTCATGGAACGGTTTCGCGACGGAGCACAGGACGCCTTCGAGGACCTCTTCGCGCGGCACGCGCCGCGGGTCCAAGGCTTCCTGGCCCGGATGGTGCGCAATGGCGCGCTCGCGGAAGACCTGCTCCAGGCCACCTTCTTGTCCGTCATCCGCTCGCGGGGCCGCTACGAGCCCGGCACCCGCTTCACGCCGTGGCTGATGACCATTGCCGCGAACGCCGCGCGCGACGCGCTGAGGCATCAGCGGCACGTGGACGCCTATGCATCCCAGGAGGACACCGCGACGCCCGCATCCCCGGCGCCGGATGACAGCGACCCGTCGCTGCGCAGGCATCTGCTGGACGCATTGCACCAACTCCACCCGGACCACCGTGAAGCCGTGGTGCTCAGCAAGGTGGAGGGCTGGTCCTTCGAGGAGATTGGCGCGCTGCGCGGCATCAGCCCTGGCGCCGCGCGGCTGCGGGCGCACCGCGGCTACGAGAAGCTGCGCGAACTGCTGGGCGAGCTGGAGCTGGAGGTGGCGCGATGA
- a CDS encoding DUF1109 family protein: protein MKPPTDLDQLLTQTPAKDNAAMERVLAAARGELALRRPVRRWRTQAVWLMAASAGLGLLAAVVMLAVGAVTGPLLLARAPLLAMLVGTSAVCAWGALSPKGRWMRRLGVGLAVVSAAALVLARGTPHSPPSLPGWVCTVSHLAIGVVPLVVALFALRGAFFQPLRAVVAGLSVGSTGALLGELACEQDGRHVLSHHLLAWVVITVVLVVISKSLKPRSYAP, encoded by the coding sequence ATGAAGCCACCGACGGACCTGGACCAGCTGCTCACCCAGACGCCCGCGAAGGACAACGCCGCGATGGAGCGCGTGCTCGCCGCGGCCCGGGGCGAACTGGCGCTTCGTCGTCCGGTGCGGCGCTGGCGCACGCAGGCCGTCTGGTTGATGGCGGCGTCGGCGGGACTGGGCCTGCTGGCGGCCGTGGTGATGCTCGCGGTGGGCGCGGTCACCGGCCCCCTGCTCCTGGCGCGCGCCCCCCTGCTGGCCATGCTGGTGGGCACCAGCGCGGTGTGTGCGTGGGGCGCGCTGTCCCCCAAGGGCCGCTGGATGCGCCGGCTGGGCGTGGGGCTGGCGGTGGTCAGCGCGGCGGCCCTGGTGCTCGCCCGAGGCACGCCGCACAGTCCCCCATCGCTCCCGGGCTGGGTCTGCACCGTCAGTCACCTGGCCATCGGCGTGGTGCCACTGGTGGTGGCGCTGTTCGCGCTGCGTGGGGCCTTCTTCCAGCCGCTGCGCGCCGTGGTGGCGGGCCTGTCGGTGGGTTCGACGGGCGCGCTGCTCGGAGAGCTCGCCTGTGAGCAGGACGGGCGGCACGTCCTCTCCCACCACCTGCTCGCATGGGTCGTCATCACCGTCGTACTGGTGGTCATCTCGAAGTCGCTCAAGCCCCGTTCCTACGCGCCATGA
- a CDS encoding Carotenogenesis protein CarS, whose protein sequence is MIQDPSLIICHDVDGAPVRIGATVKVVPHSEDGTISQRFLGKTGIVVGLVFDDPATQYPDDPLIQVLVEGLGEDLFFPEELELAPEWARNRIAQHRQAVRAGGRSSLERMP, encoded by the coding sequence ATGATCCAGGACCCCTCACTCATCATCTGTCATGACGTGGACGGCGCACCGGTGCGCATTGGCGCGACGGTGAAGGTCGTGCCGCACTCCGAGGACGGCACCATCAGCCAGCGCTTCCTGGGCAAGACGGGAATCGTCGTGGGGCTGGTGTTCGACGACCCGGCCACGCAGTACCCCGATGACCCGCTCATCCAGGTGCTCGTCGAAGGGCTGGGCGAAGACCTCTTCTTCCCGGAGGAACTGGAGCTGGCCCCGGAGTGGGCTCGCAACCGGATTGCCCAGCACCGTCAGGCCGTGCGGGCCGGCGGACGGAGCTCGCTGGAGCGCATGCCCTGA
- a CDS encoding AI-2E family transporter, which produces MADSRRWSNFVFAGLFALALILFSRILLPFLMPVLLGGFLVVLFMPVQDSLCQKLGGRKSLSAGVSTVTVFVLILAPLALVGWMVAREVFQLVGQAQVLLEQQHLRHPFLASLPLGLERYLRLGEDSAETERALLAAVTGGASLLRDVAAAGTDLVINLFLMSVAMYYFFLDGRRLVAEVMRLIPLDRRYFEAFAREFTDVAYAIIYGNTVTALIQGAVGFVGLLIAGVPHAGVWGAAMVLVALVPVGGTALVWGPIGVVLIAANQVSEGVFLLAWGAFLVGSIDNVIRPRLCGSRMALHPLLVFLSMFGGLAVFGMMGLLVGPLIASIFMAMVRIYRRDFLGIGRAEHLSADDENTSAPPMSEPVSSRMSPAAPAMGPAATLNA; this is translated from the coding sequence GTGGCTGACTCGAGGCGGTGGTCCAATTTTGTATTCGCCGGGCTTTTTGCCCTGGCGCTGATTCTCTTCTCCAGGATTCTGCTGCCGTTTCTGATGCCGGTGTTGCTGGGCGGCTTCCTGGTGGTGCTGTTCATGCCGGTGCAGGACTCCCTGTGCCAGAAGCTGGGGGGCCGCAAGTCTCTCAGCGCCGGGGTGTCCACCGTCACCGTGTTCGTCCTCATCCTGGCACCGCTGGCGCTGGTCGGGTGGATGGTGGCGCGCGAGGTGTTCCAACTCGTGGGCCAGGCGCAGGTCCTGCTGGAGCAGCAGCACCTGCGTCACCCGTTCCTGGCCAGCCTGCCGCTGGGCCTGGAGCGCTACCTCCGGCTGGGCGAGGACAGCGCGGAGACGGAGCGGGCGCTCCTGGCCGCGGTGACGGGCGGCGCGTCGTTGCTGCGCGACGTGGCGGCGGCGGGCACGGACCTGGTCATCAACCTGTTCCTGATGTCCGTGGCCATGTACTACTTCTTCCTCGACGGGCGCCGGCTGGTGGCCGAGGTCATGCGGCTCATCCCGCTGGACAGGCGCTACTTCGAGGCCTTCGCGCGCGAGTTCACCGACGTCGCGTACGCCATCATCTATGGCAACACCGTCACCGCGCTCATCCAGGGCGCCGTGGGTTTCGTCGGGCTGCTCATCGCGGGGGTGCCGCATGCCGGCGTGTGGGGCGCGGCCATGGTGCTGGTGGCGCTGGTGCCCGTGGGCGGCACGGCCCTGGTGTGGGGGCCCATTGGCGTGGTGCTCATCGCCGCCAACCAGGTGAGCGAGGGCGTGTTCCTCCTGGCCTGGGGCGCCTTCCTGGTGGGCAGCATCGACAACGTCATCCGGCCCCGGCTGTGTGGCTCGCGCATGGCGCTGCACCCGCTGCTCGTCTTCCTGTCCATGTTCGGCGGGCTGGCCGTGTTCGGGATGATGGGCCTGCTGGTGGGGCCGCTCATCGCCTCCATCTTCATGGCCATGGTCCGCATCTACCGCCGGGACTTCCTGGGCATCGGCCGCGCCGAGCACCTGTCCGCCGATGACGAGAACACGTCGGCGCCTCCCATGTCCGAGCCCGTCTCCTCCCGCATGTCTCCCGCGGCGCCGGCGATGGGACCCGCGGCGACGCTCAACGCCTGA